From a single Brassica oleracea var. oleracea cultivar TO1000 chromosome C5, BOL, whole genome shotgun sequence genomic region:
- the LOC106294551 gene encoding uncharacterized protein LOC106294551: MSSRRRQSPMVSYPTNQRKKSPNNNHPLNRLPSFLKPGAAVEISTNEEGFRGAWFMGKVVALPSPDKDPLNCQVEYATISEADGSKPLKEFVDLDHLRPALLPPMSEMEKKRDILAGEDVDAFYKDVWWEGTVTEVRGDGKFSVYFRGSGELIQFRRDELRFHREWINDTWKPPLEEESEEDEVDDYTEDREVQYLVPQVNLETTKAIAKEMFSSGTVVEVSSDEEGFVGCWFAAKVVERIGDDEYRIEYKDLREENGVEPLKEVADFLHIRPPPPSDEDIDFSVGDKIDAFYNDGWWVGEVIDNLKDGSVGIFFRESAEKMRFGRQGLRLHKDWVNGTWELPLKRGELKRAKKVPCERNVRPKRAIDKQYFSIGAPVEVSSIEEGFEDSWFLAKLIEYRGTDKCLVEYDKLKAEDGKEPLREEVNEFQIRPQPPEMVMVNPFEKLDKVNALYNDGWWIGVVKKVLAKSSYLVHFSRTDEILKFHHSQLRLHQEWSDGKWITSSKSQTV; the protein is encoded by the exons ATGTCTTCGCGTCGTCGCCAATCTCCTATGGTATCGTATCCGACGAATCAGAGGAAGAAATCTCCCAACAATAATCATCCCCTGAACCGTCTCCCTTCTTTCCTAAAACCCGGCGCCGCTGTTGAGATCAGCACCAACGAGGAAGGATTCCGCGGAGCGTGGTTCATGGGGAAGGTGGTCGCCCTCCCATCCCCAGATAAGGATCCCCTCAACTGCCAGGTGGAGTACGCGACGATCTCTGAGGCAGACGGGAGTAAACCGCTCAAGGAGTTCGTCGACTTGGATCATCTTCGTCCCGCGCTTCTTCCGCCGATGTCTGAGATGGAGAAGAAGAGAGATATCTTGGCCGGGGAAGATGTCGACGCGTTTTACAAAGACGTTTGGTGGGAAGGGACGGTTACTGAGGTTCGTGGCGATGGGAAGTTCAGTGTTTACTTCAGAGGCTCCGGGGAGCTGATTCAGTTTCGCAGAGATGAATTAAGGTTTCATCGGGAGTGGATTAACGACACGTGGAAGCCTCCGCTAGAGGAGGAATCAGAGGAAGACGAAGTAGATGACTACACAGAAGACAGAGAG GTGCAGTACCTTGTACCGCAAGTGAATCTGGAAACTACCAAAGCCATTGCGAAAGAGATGTTTTCCAGTGGCACAGTTGTTGAGGTTAGCAGCGACGAGGAAGGTTTCGTCGGGTGTTGGTTTGCAGCGAAAGTCGTTGAACGCATTGGCGATGACGAGTACCGGATCGAGTACAAAGACTTGAGGGAAGAAAACGGTGTCGAGCCTTTGAAAGAAGTAGCCGACTTTCTGCACATAAGGCCACCGCCACCAAGTGACGAGGATATAGATTTTTCAGTTGGGGACAAGATTGACGCTTTTTACAACGACGGCTGGTGGGTTGGTGAGGTCATTGATAATTTGAAGGATGGAAGTGTTGGTATCTTCTTCAGGGAGTCGGCAGAGAAGATGCGGTTTGGAAGGCAGGGACTTCGTTTGCATAAGGACTGGGTTAACGGGACCTGGGAGCTGCCACTGAAAAGAGGAGAGCTGAAGAGAGCAAAG AAAGTTCCATGTGAACGGAACGTGAGACCTAAAAGAGCAATCGACAAGCAATATTTCAGCATTGGAGCTCCAGTGGAAGTTAGCAGTATTGAAGAAGGATTTGAAGATTCTTGGTTTCTTGCGAAACTTATCGAGTACAGAGGAACGGACAAGTGCCTTGTGGAGTATGATAAGCTGAAAGCCGAAGATGGGAAAGAGCCCTTGAGAGAAGAGGTTAATGAATTTCAGATAAGGCCTCAGCCACCAGAGATGGTCATGGTTAATCCGTTCGAGAAGCTTGACAAAGTTAACGCTCTGTATAATGATGGATGGTGGATCGGGGTGGTTAAAAAGGTTCTTGCTAAGTCGAGCTACCTGGTTCATTTCTCCAGAACTGATGAGATTCTCAAATTTCATCATTCTCAACTAAGGCTGCATCAGGAATGGAGTGATGGCAAGTGGATAACATCTTCTAAG TCTCAGACGGTGTAA
- the LOC106295530 gene encoding Golgi apparatus membrane protein-like protein ECHIDNA: MDPSQPPVENYANPNTCLFHVLFKGAALAFYILSALFFNSFVIIFVVTVLLAALDFWVVKNVSGRILVGLRWWNEINDLGESVWKFESLDQESLARMNKKDSWLFWWTLYLAAAAWLIIGVFSLIRFQADYLLVVGVCLSLNVANIIGFTKCKKDAKKQFQQFASQTIASRFQSTVQSAFTLV; the protein is encoded by the exons ATGGATCCTAGCCAG CCACCTGTTGAAAACTATGCGAACCCAAATACATGTCTCTTCCATGTTCTCTTCAAG GGTGCTGCGTTGGCGTTTTACATTCTCTCCGCTCTCTTCTTCAACAGCTTTGTCATAATCTTTGTTGTGACTGTTCTCCTTGCTGCACTTGACTTCTGGGTGGTTAAGAACGTGAGTGGGCGTATACTGGTTGGTCTCAGGTGGTGGAACGAGATCAATGACTTGGGCGAAAGTGTCTGGAAATTTGAGTCTCTTGACCAGGAG TCCTTGGCTCGGATGAACAAGAAAGACTCGTGGCTTTTCTGGTGGACGCTTTACCTTGCA GCAGCTGCGTGGTTGATCATTGGGGTGTTTTCACTGATAAGGTTTCAGGCCGACTACCTGCTTGTTGTGGGCGTTTGCTTGTCCCTCAACGTGGCTAATATCATCGGCTTCACAAAGTGCAAGAAAG ATGCAAAGAAACAGTTTCAGCAGTTTGCTTCACAGACAATCGCATCAAGGTTCCAATCCACGGTACAATCTGCCTTCACCCTTGTTTGA
- the LOC106295529 gene encoding chloroplast stem-loop binding protein of 41 kDa b, chloroplastic → MAKMMMLQQSQPSLSLLTSSLSDFNGAKLHSQVQYKRKVQQPKGALYVSASSEKKILIMGGTRFIGIFLSRLLVKEGHQVTLFTRGKSPIAKQLPGESDQDFADFSSKILHLKGDRKDYDFVKSSLSAEGFDVVYDINGREAEEVEPILDALPKLEQYIYCSSAGVYLKSDVLPHCEVDAVDPKSRHKGKLETESLLQSKGVNWTSIRPVYIYGPLNYNPVEEWFFHRLKAGRPIPVPNSGIQISQLGHVKDLATAFLAVLGNEKASREIFNISGEKYVTFDGLARACAKAGGFPEPEIVHYNPKEFDFGKKKAFPFRDQHFFASVEKAKHVLGWKPEFDLVEGLTDSYNLDFGRGTFRKEADFTTDDMILSKKLVLQ, encoded by the exons ATGGCGAAGATGATGATGTTGCAACAGAGCCAGCCTTCTTTATCTCTCCTTACTTCTTCTCTCTCTGACTTTAATGGCGCCAAGCTCCATTCACAAGTCCAG TACAAAAGGAAGGTTCAACAGCCAAAAGGAGCACTCTATGTCTCAGCATCGAGCGAGAAGAAGATTCTTATAATGGGTGGCACTCGATTCATCGGTATCTTCTTATCCAGGCTCCTTGTCAAAGAAGGACATCAG GTTACATTGTTCACAAGAGGTAAATCTCCTATTGCCAAACAACTCCCTGGCGAATCTGACCAAGACTTTGCTGATTTTTCTTCCAAG ATTCTTCACTTGAAAGGAGACAGAAAGGACTATGACTTTGTGAAGTCAAGTCTTTCAGCTGAAGGCTTCGATGTTGTTTATGATATCAACG GGAGAGAAGCTGAAGAAGTTGAGCCAATATTAGATGCACTGCCTAAACTAGAACA GTACATATACTGTTCTTCAGCTGGTGTTTACCTGAAATCTGATGTCTTGCCACACTGTGAG GTGGATGCAGTTGACCCAAAGAGCAGGCACAAGGGAAAGCTGGAGACAGAGAGCTTACTGCAATCAAAAGGTGTAAACTGGACTTCTATTCGTCCTGTCTACATCTACGGTCCATTGAACTACAACCCCGTTGAAGAATGGTTCTTCCACCGTCTCAAAGCTGGTCGCCCTATCCCAGTTCCAAACTCTGGGATCCAAATCTCACAACTCGGTCACGTTAAG GACTTGGCAACAGCCTTTCTCGCCGTGCTTGGTAACGAGAAAGCTAGCAGGGAGATATTCAACATCTCAGGAGAGAAGTATGTCACCTTTGATGGGTTAGCAAGAGCTTGCGCAAAG GCTGGTGGGTTTCCAGAGCCAGAGATTGTTCACTACAACCCGAAAGAGTTCGACTTTGGGAAGAAGAAGGCGTTCCCTTTCCGTGACCAG CATTTCTTTGCCTCGGTGGAGAAAGCAAAGCATGTACTTGGATGGAAACCAGAGTTCGACTTGGTGGAGGGTCTCACTGACTCATACAACCTTGACTTCGGTCGTGGAACTTTCCGAAAAGAGGCGGACTTCACTACTGACGACATGATTCTAAGCAAGAAACTTGTTCTTCAATAG